The following DNA comes from Musa acuminata AAA Group cultivar baxijiao chromosome BXJ1-4, Cavendish_Baxijiao_AAA, whole genome shotgun sequence.
CACTGTCTAATACTTAAATAATATATCCATTTAATCAAGCATCACTGTAATTGCCATGAAGTAAGACATTGTTCCAGCAGAATTCTTTGGCAGATCAAGATCTTTCAGCAACAGATAGAATTTACAAAAAGTTGTCATAAAGTACTGGTTCACAATGCTTAGTTCTTCATGATTCATAAGCATCATCAGTTGTTGCTCAGCTTGTGCTAGTGGAGTTACTACACACTTCAGTGGCTTTAACACCATGTACTTCCCCATTGTGATCCAATCTTCATGTAAATTTCTCACCTAGGAAAAAACAATAAGCTACAAGATCATGTGCAAGCAAGACAATGACATTTGATGTGTCTGCAGTCAGTACAGATCTACAGCACACTCACTCAATAAAAAGATCAGCAAAGTGAAGGATCAATTACTAATGTTGTAGCTCAAGGCTACCATTTTATGGCTCAAGACCTCTTGACACAGCCATGGGAGGACATATTGGCAGCTTCCCAAAAAGTTCCCTGTCCCACAATGTTAATGGGACATTGTGGGACAAAGTGTTCCTCTCACTTTACCTGAACTCATTCAAGGTTTTAACCAAAGGCTTCACCTCCATGTCCTTCAGTTTTGGCAAGGAGACAGGGATGGAACATGGTGTGGGCCAACCCTTCCTTACAAATATGGCTTCTTGCTTGGAAGATGAACCAACCCATCATGAGGTCAACTCCATGAACAAGAACTGCTGCTAAGCATGAAGTGGAAAAAGCTGCATTGAAGCATGTACTTGGCAAACTGGTCTGAGATGAACCATGTTACAGATCTTACCTCTCTGCACTTTTCTTTTACTTGAGATGCAACAAAGCAATAGCTGTGGACTTGGAGGATTCCAGCAATGGAAGAACAGAGCTGAGTTTTTGAGATCCACACTTGACACACATCATGTGTAACTCAGTCCTGTGGCCCCCTGTTTATACAACATCTGGAATCTTTCTTTCTCACCTTGTACTTGTTTGTACACATCCTGTATGTATTCCTCTTGCAATATATGTGGGAGTACTATTTTCCTTAAGAAAAGAAAGATGAGGAAGAAACAAATAGTGTCAATGTGACTTCTTCTCCCAAAAAAAAAGCTGAGTTTTGCTTATGATATTTTAAGCCTTCATGCCTAACCAATCACCAAATCATATGGGCAACCAATTTATTTGCTAGACCATATATGCATCATAAACAGCAATTAAATCTTTTGATTTATTAAAGTTTTGGAACTTTTCATGACCGCATTACCTACTCAAAGAAAGTTTTTTGTTACAAACAAAAAGCAATGAGTATAAGCTACTAGACATTCGAGTTACGGAGCAATGAAAGACAATAAGCAAACATCACGATTACTTGAAATAATTCGTCGATACTGAAGTAACACAACAGAACAAGGGGTTCTCAAGTCAACCATTCATACATCAAATTGATGAGCAGCTAAAGTAAGATCCTGAATGTCCTAACTTGACAAGGACCCTTGATACAAGACAAGTATGCATCCTAAGCTAAGACCAGTAGCTGAGAAAAGTCCAtgtacaaaaagaaaagaaatcaataacagagacagagacagagaagaGGGAGGAAAGATGAACTCTAGAAGCCAGATGCCCTTCCTAGCGTGTCATTTATATCTGGGGTGATGGTTGTCATCCCGGTTGTTCCTGAAGGCGCAGCATCCAATAGAGTAGACAACAAGAAGGAAGATGAGGAAAATGATATTAGCTACCGCAACCTTCTTCCAGTCATGCTTGAGGTTGGCGAGAACCCCTGCCTTGCAAGATTGGCAGTCATAGCAAAGAGTGGATTGGCCACTTTGCCATGTGTTGCAGTCCGGCACATCAGATGAGTTGAAGCCAGGAGGTTTATTCCATGCAGTTCCACTCATGTAGGTGAAGTTACATGCACTGGGAGGTTTGCAGCATCCAGACTGAACCGACAAGAGATAAACACAACACAATAAAAGTCAAGATACAAGCAGTAATGCCTACATGATACATTGCCAGAGTGCTACTCGTGGACACTTCTACTTTCGCATAACCTATTACAGGTTGTGGTACATACTTCTGTTTCTCCTCCCTAACATTATGCTTTTAGATACTATTTTATCTGCAGAATGAATTTGATCAGGTGTTCCATTTTAAAGGTTTAGCCATAAACCAAACTATCTTCACTATCTGAAAAGAGAGTTCAAGCAAGGCACCAAGTTCATCTGTGCATGGCTACTTGCAGCCGACTATCCATATTCTTTGTGGACTGGGAGCATTCTATGTTGATTGTTAACCAGTATTGAAGGAATCAGACTTTACAAAGAAGGTCAACAGTAGTGTAATAAAGAAAGACCTGCATGCTCATAAAGAAAGGGATACACATGGAAGAAGACAATCATTTCAAACAATAAAGTCACTTAAAACCACTCGAGCTGTACACATGTTGATTCAATGTGGTGCTTTGGAAATTTTGCCTATTGAAGTGCTCAGAAGTAATTTTGGATTCATCTTGTGAAAAAGGTGAACATGAATGTAATGAATCAGAGGTCAAGATGTGGACCAGGAGAAACCACACAACAAACATATTTATGTAGTCATTATTTTCTTTCAGCATAATTTCGAGTTTTTGTCACAAAAAGACAACCTGTTCAGTATGAACAAAAATATTAATGTAATAAAGAACACAAATATAGTTTACTGAGGAGAAGAAGCAACCAGTGCAGTATGAAAATTGAAGCTGCCAAATAAGATTCACAAAGAAGACACAAAGTTTGAAGTCTGGTATTGAGAAAATGCCATGGAAAACAACAAAGCTTACACCACATAAGATTCTTCCTTATCTATATGTCTATAACTCAAAAAGGCAGCAGCAGAAGACATGAAAGCTAAATTTCATACAGAAAAAGATaatgattatgatgatgatgataacaaaTTACTAACACAACAAATATACCAGCAAAAGGGTTAGGCTTGCACTACACCTTGAACTTTCATAAGAATAACACAATCCCACtctaattgcagcaggtttgggcCACATTAATCAAACTCAAAGAACTGTTGCAACTCAAAACAACACAAAAACTCGTAGAAGACAAGAGAAACGACAGAGGTTATAATTGAGGAACCCATCTTCCATACCAATTAGATTTGACAAAAAAGAGATTCCTCATATCTCAAGAATTCATGCTAGCTACCAAaagcaaaatttagacaaacactaCACGTACAGGATGCACCACCACCAACAGAAATAGAGAGAGGAGATGCCCAAACAGAAGCCAACATGTCACAGGCAGTAAAGAAGATCAGAGCAATGTGCGGAGTTGAATGTCAAAAGAAGATATGCTATGGAGAAAATTTTGCTCCAGAGGACAATTTGCAACGGCCAAACTTTTAGAAGAGCAGACCATCTACCGATTTACATGCCCCATGGACACATGCTTCTTGAAGATCGAACCTTTACAGCATAATATCGTCAGAGAGCGTCTCAAACGGGAGAAGCAACGCAAGGAAAAGCCAAAAAGATGCCATTTTCAGTTCTCAAAACCAAAACCTTGCGGGAGAAAACAAGAAAAGGGGATGACCAATGCAAGCCAAAAAGATGCGATTTTTAGCGTCACAAAGCACCGACCTGTATAGGGGAGAGGTTATCTTTGATGAATTGGTCCCAAGTCTGGTTCTTGTTCTGCAAGCTCTCGCACACCTTGCCCTGCTGCAAGCAGCTGCGGATCCTCCTCCAGTTACCGGCTTTCTCCACCCTCCTCTGGAGCCAGTCGGAGTAGTCCCCCAGGCGGTACTCCTTGAACCCGCGTCCGGAGACGACCTCTCCGGCGCCCTTGTTGGTGACGACGAAGGCGAAGACGGTGAAgcagacgaggaggaggatgaggaggaacaTGACGACCAGGTACAGCCAGAGGAGGCAGGAGTTGCGGCAGCAGGCGCCGACGAAGCCGGCGAGGGAGACAAGGAAGAGGAAGACACCGAGGGCGACGAGGGGCCGCTCCAGGAACTTCTCGCAGTCGGTATTGGCACGCTGGCTCAGCCAGATGCCGCCGCCGATAATGGGGATCGACAGCACCAGAGTGATGACATTGAGCACTCCGATGAGGCTGTTGCTGAACCGCATCATCTTCCTCAGGCGGATTGCGGTCTCTCGCCGTCGCTTCTTCTGCACGCACTGGGGAGGGAGACGAAGGGACGAAGATGAGAGAGCCGACGGCAGAGCGAACAGTGTGTGGGAAACAAGCATCGAAGTGGAAGTGGAATAATCTTTATAGGGGAATTATTATTATATGGTTTCTTATAAACCAATAGAAATTATAactaaaacatattgacattatttaccaaataatataaagtcattaatgatatatataaatatataattaatgacTTTGACTAAGTCATCCAAATTTGGGTTACAATAGAATTAAAATGCATCAATCACCTCTTAAAGTCAAATTAAGCAATTAGTAAAAGAGGGGTAACCGTCTCAGCCATAAAAACCTTAATTTGAACGCATTTGTCCGGTAAATTACACGTTAACAAAGCTTAAATAACCCCATAAAAATATCCCCTTTTGGTCTTTTTGACGAAAAATTTAGTCAACTCATGAAGACATCTTCTTAAGCACTCTTCGGGTGATTAAGTGCACGAGATCATCCTATACCTCCACCTTAAGTGTGAGACCCTATACCTCCACCTTAAGTGACGCAAGGCCGCACATTCGATGCCACATAATCGTATTATCTTTATGACTATAAACGGGTATTTTGTGGGGCTTAATCACATGCATTGTTAATTAATTCCATATCAAATGGTAGACTATGCATCAATCATATTCATTGGATAAAATTTTAATGGCAAATCGATGTAGGATAGAGACATGGGATCATCTTACGCGCGTGCCTTACCAGTTTTTTCCACGTAATCGTGTGATCTTTATGCCTAAGAACTTATATTGTGTAGGCCCATCATTAGTCATGTTAACCACGACTAATTATATTACCTTTTATAGTTAGTTATCTTTGCATGATCcctacactttaaaaagttatattgacatctttatagttacgaaagtaaaacatttaatctcatttatcctCGTACCGTCGATTCGATGGAAGATACCGGACGTGCTATCAGTGCAAAAATGACGCTAAAAAGAGAGACAACTTCACTATCGTTCCTCATGCTTTGTCTTCTCCTCTGACTTCACTATCCTCCCAAACGGTCTACCCAACGATGGTGTTGATGGTGATCATCATCTCCCCTATACCGACCTTATGTGAAGTCGAAGACGTTAGGTAAGATAACGAAGCAAGAAAAATAGGATGATGTAGGAGATGATAATCACTACCAACACCGTTATTAAGTAGGTTGTTCATGAGAATAGCAAAGTAAGAGAAACGAAACAATACAAGATATGCAGATTGCTATCGACATCACCGTTAGGTAGGTCGTCTGAGAGAGCAGCGAAACTAGAGAGAAAGATGAAGTCGGAGGGAGGATAGTGAAGCCTTCACAGAAGTTATCCTTCTGTTAAGTTAATATCTTTTGgacgatgaaaatagtaaaattatctttttagcaTCATTTTTACACATGATATCTTATGTTAGTGGAATCAATCGCGCGAGgagaaatgatattaaatattttacttttgtaactatacagatgtcaatataatttttaaaaatataaagataatgATACTAACGATAACTAATTATAAgatataatatgtaattagctccaCTAATTAATTTGAGATTAAATGATAGCCCACGCATTAGTCATATTAGTCGAATCAAATACTGAAAGTTCTACCGTATAATTGAACTTAGAGATTTGTGAACTTAGGATTAATGTGTTTTTAAGAAGATTAGTTCTTCCATATAGTGATAATGGTTTGCGAGTTAACTTACTATTAAATGATATCAGGTTTCACCAAATGAGGAGGCTAAATCATACCTTACTATTTATTATATATCCCTGCAAATAGGCTGTTTGTAAGTTTTAGTATATATCACTTCACATACTAAAATACTCGCACATATAATATCATTCCGTtgattcgaatttagcatcatattgatttctagaatattaatataaattcGAGTTGTAAGTAATAAACATAATCAtaaatttgtttatttattttttttgccgGTCGAAATAATAAGGGGAGTCGATAGGGGTATAATTGTACTTCGACAAGACTCCGAACACACGTGCGCGGCTACCCCGCGGCACGTGTACGGCCGCCCGATACGGACGAGGCCCCGCTCCTAAATGTTAACGTGTCTGTATCCCCAAAGTCGGAGAAGGACGAAGTGACCTCGGGAAGTCCTCCGAATCCTCTCCGCCCTCCTCGCCAAATCCGGATTCGGGCTCCAACCCCTAGTTTTGCGATTAGACCTTTTGGTTCGTCGGAATCTAGAGTGGAGGAGGCTGACAGCGTGGAGAGGTTGCGGGGATCTGCGATCTAGGGCTTTCGGGCGGCCTTTCCCTTTGCTGGATTATTTGATGGTTCAGTTGAGGAGTTACGAGAAGCTGCGGCCGGATTCGGGGCTGCCGATTACGAAGCCGACGCCGGCGCCTGCGGCGGCCGGGGTGAAGTTGGAGATTGAGGACCAGTTGGAGGACGAACATGGGCCGCTCGACAAGAGGCCCAAGATGGACACCTCTCCGCTCCAGCCGGTGGATCtatcttgttctttttcttttcttgtttcaaGCGAAAGCCTCATTATTTCGCATTCTCTGGCTTTGATTGCAGATGATTCTCGAGTAATTCCAAAAAATAGTTTGATCTGATTTATATGTCTTCTAGGTTGGTTAATGTCGGGATACATGGTGGATGTGTTTTAAGAAAGATGTGTCTACAGTTCAAACAGTTAGAAAAAAagtcatcttttttttctttttgttttgcatTTTTGGAATCTTGAAGAACCAGATAACTATTGAAACTTTGGCAGTTCTGTGAGAGGCTTCCATCTTTTACATCTTTTATATTGCATTTCTGTTGAATTATTGGTGATTGGCTGAAAAGTTTCGTCATTTTGTCTTCCCTGGAACAAACGGTTAAGTGTTGAACTTGTGAGGCCGATGCTCCTTTTTCATGATAAAAGAATAATGTCGAGCTTTGAGAATCAAGCTTTTTTATGGAGAATGTTTGTTTTGCGTTCTCCCTTATTCTTCTTAATATGCTGAATGTGATTTCAGCCACGCGAGTCACAAGTGAGCTTGGATGTTCTGTCCTGGGAAATTTGTTATGCTTTCTTATTTCCAAAATCTGTTTGTCAAGACACATGTATTATCTAGTTTTGGAAAATTATTTACTAAGTTGGTGTCTTATTGCAGTGGGGAATTGGTGGAAGTATGCCTCCAACAGAGCTCATTCAAAACAATCTGCTAAATGAGCCTAGCCCATTGGGTCTTCACCTGCGGAAGAGTCCATCGCTGCTGGACTTAATTCAGATGAGGTTGTCCCAAGCAAGTGCGAGTGTGAAGTCATCTGTCATGAGGAATGAGAGCTTAGAGGATGTGAAAAATGAAGATTTTAAGTCTACTGGTGCTTTAGCCAACATTGAGAAGATGAAAGCATCAAACTTTCCAGCTTCCCTTTTAAGGATTGGAACGTGGGAGGTAATTCATTTGTTTCCTTTGGAATCTTGTTATTTTCTTTGCTCTTAACTTAGTGAACGAAAATTAAAGAAATACTgcactaatttatttatttatttttcgaatctttttattttctttgttcgTAACTTAGTGaatgaaaaataaagaataatgcACTTAGCATCATATGATTACTTTGGAGTTTGGTAAGTTTTTTTTTCCCACTTCCTTAGCCGAATCCAGTCACACAGATATTACTTTTGTTTTCTGTGGATGGTAGTTATTATAAATCTGAAATCTAACCGTGCATGATTGCAGCAATTTTCTGGTGATGGTTTCTTGAGTTCTGTGCAATTAGTTCAGAACTGTAGAATCTGAAGGAGCACCTCTTTCCTTCTTTTCGACATCTAACATGCTAGAGGATTTAGCTGCGTCTTGCCTGTGTTGGGAAGCCACAGGCATGGCTTTCCAATCTATGAAGGAGAGTTGTTGTCCATTTCCATGCAATTATAAGCATGACTACTATATATTATATTACTGGCTTAATTTGCAGCATACAGCATGTTGTATTTTTGTTTGCTATTTTTTAGAGGATGGGCAATTTGTTGACTCTGTGGTTTTCGGGTTGGTGGAATTAGAAATGATTAATCTATTTCCTTTTACTATAGTATGCATCAAGGTATGAAGGAGATTTAGTAGCCAAGTGCTACTTTGCAAAGAGGAAGCTTGTCTGGGAGATTCTTGAAGGTGGTCTTAAGAGCAAGATTGAGGTCCAGTGGTCAGATATCACAGCCCTTAAGGCAACTTGTCCAGAGCATGGTCCAGGGACTTTGGATTTAGTGGTAACATTATTTTGGTGTCAGTAAATTAGTGTTAGTAAATTTCATTGATTTTCTAAGATTTTATATCTTTTGTGCAGTTGGCTAGGCAGCCTCTTTTCTTTAGGGAGACTAATCCACAGCCTAGAAAGCATACACTGTGGCAGGCTACTTCAGATTTCACTGACGGGCAAGCAAGCAAACACAGGTAAATGAGATATTCTTTGTGCTGGTTAATTGATTGTGATCGGGACTTTACTGTTGCTACAGTAACTGGGAACACAATTTAATTTCACGGTTTAATTTGTTCCCTTTCTTGAATGTTCCTGCGTTTAGAAATCAATTTCGAAGTTTAATGATGCCTTTTTCTGTCTGCTTATGGATTTGGTCAAATTGGTCACAAGTGGGATTTTACTTTCCCTATCGTGATTATATATCAATCTTATGCATCGTGGTGTACATGCCAATTAATCAGTAAATTGGAAGCGAGCTTGCAATTTGAGGTTCTTTGggaattttgcttcttttttttttattggtctACACTAATAGCAAGTTCTGATATACTTGTATTCAGGAGGCATTTTCTGCAATGTCCGCAAGGTTTATTAAACAAGCATTTTGAGAAGCTTATCCAATGTGATCCACGATTATATGCACTAAGTCAAGAACTTGATATCATTTTGAAAAGCCCATTTTTTGAACCAAAGATCTCTATGTTTGAGGACCCAGATGAATATAAGTGCCACCCATTTGATAAGCTGAAGGATGAATATGGATCtgcaattcaaaattttcaagatTCTGCATTGGCTTGTGCTGGCACATCAATTTCTGCCAAGAGTGAAATCAGAGAATCTACTGGTGCATTATCTGATATTTCTATCGGCAAAATCCACTCACCAAGCTCAGGTAGCTCCGCATCCCAATTCTATAATAGTTTATCTGTGTTATgataatttaagaaaataaatatgtTGCACTTTCTACTTTATTAAGTGTTTGCCGTTGTTACTTACCAATGAAAACTTAGTTGAAGCACATTGTTCCTTTAGTTACCAGTAGGCTTCTCCATTTTTACGAGGCACAATTTTTCTGCTTATCTTGTTTGGTTCTTTTGGATGATATCTAGCATTTGTTGTTTGAAccccaaagaaagaaaaatacacaCTAAATTTTACTTGAAATAAGATAAATCTGAAGTCAGCATTCTGACCCATGTGTTCCAACATTAGTACTAACCTTTTCTTTGGCATAGTACAATATTTTGCATGTAGTGAGGACATCTAAATTGTCTCTTTATCATTCTTTGGATCTTTAGATGTTTCTCTATGTTAATTTATCAAATCTTCTGTGCTTCTATATTTATTCCTATATAGTTCATATTACTAGCTTCTTATTTACTAGGAAATGATACTTGCTAGTACTCATTTGGATTTTGGAGTGTCTAAACCCCATCTCTGACTGCAATGCAATATATTGTTTGCAAATTTGTATTGTTTTATGATCTTCTACTTTGTGTTTCAGTGATGGATCATATTTCAGTGGAAACTGACGAGAGAAAGAACCATAACTGCTGGGATGAGTTAAAGTACCCTGGACTCAAGCCTTCGATGTCCATTAGTGACTTTGTAAGTCAAATAGAAAATTGCATTTCGGAGCAAATCAGTTCGGGGAATCCACAATTACCTGGTACTATACCCGACAAGAAAATGTTGGAAGAGTTGGCTCAATGCCTCTTCAGCGATTCCCAGATGCCCACCTCTGATGAAAAAACTGTCATGACGAAGGTAAACTCGTTTTGCTGTCTTCTTCAGAAGGATGCTGCCTCAGTCCAAAGCCATCAGATGAATGCTGGTGGCACTTCAGCTGATGATAGTGGCTCCCAGGATGGTGTGTCAGAGAAGCACACACATTCTCTTGAAGATGAGTTCGACAATACCTCAGGTCTCAAGACActggcaaacatctcgaggaaagatTCGTTCGGGGAGCTGCTGATGCATCTCCCTCGTGTCGCCTCATTGCCTCAGTTCTTGTTCAATATcacagaagatgaagaagatagcTGTCCATCAAACTGACTTTCTCCCAGATGAACATTTAGACTGTATCTTTCCCTCTTTTTCTGTATAGAAATGGTATAAGTAAATATTAGGGTTTCAGAAGTTGATAACAGGATGAAGTTCCATCAATGTATATGTGCTTTCATGaagtgtatgtatatgtgtatttgGTCATGTTGCTGGATAAGCTGTGTTGGAAGCCCAAACTTTGGTGATACTATTGGCCAAACCGGCTGAAGAATTGTACTCAGTCACCTTTGTCAGACTTCAATCGTACTTTTCAATGTAGGCctcatttttcttcatcttcAAGAAATGCTCATTACACAAAGTTCATAGTGCCACATGCTGCAAGGATGCCTCCTTGTTTCTGTGCCTCCGTGAATGCTATGGAAAATTTCTTGATTATTAGGCCGTGCTCGCAGAACGAAGAACTTAAAAATAGTTAATGAGGATGTTCATATAAAGTTGGCAGAGATTTGTACATAGAAAAATTCTTAAAGATAGATATTGATTTTATAGTAGTTTGCACGGTTTTCTAAACATAATTGGCAAAAGTTCTCTTCACAATttatatatgttttataaatagCAAGCAATTTATGCGTCATAAGGAAATATATACATGGGCAgatttccttaaaaaaaaaaaatgaagttttCATTTTCTCTGAGAATGTTacctttttattttattgttgACTAAggtcttttatattttaaaagataAGATTATCTTTCATCTTGTCATGATTGTCTTTGCCTCATCGTGCTATGGGTTATTGTGGCTGTTCCATCGTCTTTTAGGAATCACCCCCATAGTGACGTTGCTATATCGACCTTTACTCCGTTTTGTCACAACGAAAACCCTCACTGTGATGGGTAATTGCCCCCGAGTCATTTCTCCCTTGATTTCTTCAATGAAGGTATGAATGACAAGGTAGAATCAATCACGACAAGGAATCACCCTCATAGTGACGTCGCTATATCGACCTTTACTTCGTTTTGTCACGACGAAACCCTCGCTGTGATGGCTAATTGCCCTTGAGTCATTcatctcttgatttcttgaacgAAGGTATGAATGACAAGGTAGAATCAATCACGATAAGGAATCACCCTCATAGTAACGTCGCTATATCGACCTTTACTCCGTTTTGTTACAACGAAAACCCTCGTTGTGATGGGTAATTGCTCCCGAGTCATTCCTCCCTTGATTTCTTTAACGAAGATATGAATGACAAGGTAGAATCAATTACAACAAGAAATCACCCTCATAGTGACGTCGCTATATCGACCTTTACTCTGTTTTATCATGACGAAAGCCCTTGCTGTGATGGGTAATTGCCCCCGAGTCATTCCTCTCTTGATTTCTTCAATGATGGTATGAACGACAAGATAGAATCAATCAGAACGAGGGAGGTCCCAATCATGTTATGAAGCCTATAGCACACCCGTTGCTTATTTTGTAACAGTAAATTAGTGAGCTTCATAATGAGATTCCGcagcatgataaaatatttatttctattttttttattatagttcAGCTTGGCTGGCTGGCTGGATGGTTGATTCCCTACGTTTGACTGCGCCACCACGTTTCGTTTTGTTGAAGTACCCTATTTCTATGCATGGCATCATAAATCAATCATACATGCAACCTTATTTTGCTtgctaaaaatttatttatttgaacAAGGTGTTTCATTGTGGACATGCTTTGTGTTAGAAGaattttatcaaaataataataatttatgagCACTTACACTTGCTCATTGTTAGGAAATGCTTAATAATGAGTACAATTATATAAAGGGCCATATGACCATTTCACTTGCTCAGAGTTTATTTGCTAGATCAAAATGCATGATCCTGGTGCTTTAGTAAAGAATACTATTCACATTTCAAGCATGACAAAAAGAATTGAAGATTACAACCATCAAAACAACAGAAGCCATAGGCTATACCATCATCTGCTAACCactcaaaaagagaaaaaaacaatGAAAACTTCTATCTTCCTTCAAAAAGAGAACTCCAAGAAAAATTTAAGACACATTTTCCGCATATCAACAGCAAACCACATTAAGCAGAGGAGCAAAAAGCTCAGGTAGCATAGTGTGTCTCAGTTTAACAACAAAACTCTTCACTGATATATGATACATTCCATTTTAGACACAATAAATGTAGTTTTACACACCATTGATCCTATATCTTCTAGAGGGATTTATTGTGAAGCCAATCTCTTAAGGTGCTGGAACATCCGATGTTTGATCCACAGCCGATCGTATGGTAGATAAGCCTGAATTGAGTGGTCAAAGCTGCAAGCAGAAAACAAAAGGCACAGTTGATTAAGTAGGTAAAATAAAATGAGTGAAGCAGGAAAGTGTAAATGATACACACATCAACGCGCTAAGGTCTGCCAGGCCATCGATGAAATTATAAAGATCAGAAATGTCATAAGTGATGTTTTGGATGGTTGGATTTATTTCCTTCAGTTTTCTTTCGTACAACCCACAGAT
Coding sequences within:
- the LOC103981291 gene encoding tetraspanin-7-like → MMRFSNSLIGVLNVITLVLSIPIIGGGIWLSQRANTDCEKFLERPLVALGVFLFLVSLAGFVGACCRNSCLLWLYLVVMFLLILLLVCFTVFAFVVTNKGAGEVVSGRGFKEYRLGDYSDWLQRRVEKAGNWRRIRSCLQQGKVCESLQNKNQTWDQFIKDNLSPIQSGCCKPPSACNFTYMSGTAWNKPPGFNSSDVPDCNTWQSGQSTLCYDCQSCKAGVLANLKHDWKKVAVANIIFLIFLLVVYSIGCCAFRNNRDDNHHPRYK
- the LOC135647688 gene encoding uncharacterized protein LOC135647688, which codes for MVQLRSYEKLRPDSGLPITKPTPAPAAAGVKLEIEDQLEDEHGPLDKRPKMDTSPLQPWGIGGSMPPTELIQNNLLNEPSPLGLHLRKSPSLLDLIQMRLSQASASVKSSVMRNESLEDVKNEDFKSTGALANIEKMKASNFPASLLRIGTWEYASRYEGDLVAKCYFAKRKLVWEILEGGLKSKIEVQWSDITALKATCPEHGPGTLDLVLARQPLFFRETNPQPRKHTLWQATSDFTDGQASKHRRHFLQCPQGLLNKHFEKLIQCDPRLYALSQELDIILKSPFFEPKISMFEDPDEYKCHPFDKLKDEYGSAIQNFQDSALACAGTSISAKSEIRESTGALSDISIGKIHSPSSVMDHISVETDERKNHNCWDELKYPGLKPSMSISDFVSQIENCISEQISSGNPQLPGTIPDKKMLEELAQCLFSDSQMPTSDEKTVMTKVNSFCCLLQKDAASVQSHQMNAGGTSADDSGSQDGVSEKHTHSLEDEFDNTSGLKTLANISRKDSFGELLMHLPRVASLPQFLFNITEDEEDSCPSN
- the LOC135647704 gene encoding enhancer of rudimentary homolog; the encoded protein is MSVAALVEANRHTIVLMQSSPNRATRTFMDYGSISQAMDGICGLYERKLKEINPTIQNITYDISDLYNFIDGLADLSALIFDHSIQAYLPYDRLWIKHRMFQHLKRLASQ